The DNA window TGGTGACACCTCTGCTCGTTGTAACCCCGTCTATGTTAGCCGTGTGATCAGTGCCATGGTAGGACCTAAATTCACGTGCATTACAATTTACATTTAACACTTCATTTAAAAACTTACAAGTTAAGTTTTTAATGCTACCTgttgtaacaataataataataatataaaccaAATTTACTCTTGTGCAACCAATGGATGAGCAAGAATGGAGCATTTGTCTGATTTGCAGGTCAATTCCAATGATGATAAAGGTGTACTAGTGGGACGCTGGGATGGAAACTATAATGATGGATGCAGCCCCACCTGCTGGACTAGTAGTGTTAGCATCCTTCAGCGCTGGTTTCAAAACCGCTGCTATCCTGTCAAGTACGGACAGTGCTGGGTGTTCGCTGCTGTAATGTGTACAGGTACTGTGGttactgtgttgtttttgtgtggcAGAGTATTGCCATGAACTTTAAGCAAGACCGAGACGTCATTTGACTTGATCATTTTGTTGTCTGTGATTTCAGTGATGCGATTCTTTGGTATTCCATGCCGTGTCGTCACCAACTTTCAATCTGCTCATGACTCAAACAATAGCCTCACTATTGATGAATATTATGATGACTATGGAGTCCGTAGCAAGGAGGCCTCTGAAAGTGTCTGGTAAGACATTCAGACAGTCAGTCAGATGTGcaagtaaaatgaaaactttattattgttttcttgCTGTTTGAGTTTTGAGGCCTGACTTGAAAAGGAACACGAACGTCTGTTAAAGTTACATATTGATAATACTAATGACATATTTTCACACAGACAGAGCTATTATATTATGCAATTTAAAAACCTCAGAGATATAAACTGGAAAGCTCACCTTTCTTGTGCAGGAACTTCCATGTGTGGGTGGAAGGATGGATGAAACGACCAGACCTCATGAAAGGTGGTATCTATGATGGCTGGCAGGTCTTGGATCCCACTCCACAGGAAAAAAGTGAAGGTAAAAactatttagtttttatttagaaatgaATGCACTGAGACAGATGCACAAATGAATGATTCCAATGAGAAgtacaaacaattattttgttggttctttaaaaaagtttttgttaaatttgtaaaagtCCAGCTTTGCTTTTGCTGCTCCAGGTGTATTCTGCTGTGGTCCAGCCCCAGTCAACGCTATCCTACGTGGTGACACAGACGTCAAGTATGATGTACCATTTGTCTACGCTGAGGTCAACGCTGACATTGTCAAATGGATGGTCTGTACCAGTGTTATAAAATAACCAGCTGTATACTATACAGTCTGTCTATACAATCTGTATTTCTACCTTTTATCTGAAGAATTAACTCTTTCAGCTCTTTTAAACTCAGTTTTAACCTTAATCCTAACCTTAAAAGATCTGGTACCTACCATTTTTATCAAGTTTCCCTATTATATGTTATTGTTATTGACACGTCTTCCACAGAGGAAGCAGAATCAGGGGATGATGGAAATGACCTGTTCATCACCGGGAGtaaggtcactgaggcagttaaacaacaacCTGGTGGCAGGGTCCCTGGGGTGGATGAGGTTCACCCTGAGTTCCCGAAGgttctggatgttgtagggctgttTTGGTCAACACGCCTCAACAATAGAGATCAGAGTACTTCTGGATTAACAGACTGGTGTGGTGGTTCCCATCATCAAGAAGGGGAGCAGAGGGTGTGCTACAACTGTAGaaggatcacactcctcagcctctgcTAGAAAGTCTATGccaaggtgctggaaaggagTGTCTGTCCGTTAGTTGAATCTCGGATACAGaaggaaaaatatgtttttcattcaattcaattcaatttatacaGCAAgtttagttacagcactttcagaaagacatctactgtgatgaagtctactccccactgctgtgtaatcaattattgtaaatttaaacagtgttcaggaaacactgttaaatgttcagtttttatgccatatgttaaaacaagatctagagtgtgattaaagtggtgggtgggttcttttacattttgagagaaaccaattgagtctaataacagattaaatgccatgttgaggctgtcatttttagcatctacatggatgttaaaatcacccacaataattattttatctgagctcagaactaattTAGATAAAAACtctgagaaatcagagagaaactctgtgtaaggcccaggtggacgatagatgataacaagtaagactggtttctgagttttacagctggggtggacaatgttaagcatcaggctttcaaatgaattaaaagtctgtcttggtttttcgttgattaataggctggtgtgaaaaattgctgccacaccgccccctcggcctgttcTTTGAGATATCCGgaagttagaatgactcggggtgttgattcatttattcaattcatttattcagttcaattattaagtcatgtactaacagagacttggaggagagagacctaatatttaataatccacatttcactgttttactctttggttcagatgtggatactgtattgttctttctttgtgactgtttatgtttaagtcgtttgttgctggtttttagtttgttttttgtctgtttgggagctgacacagtctctatggagatggaggagagaagctgcagagaggcgtgtaagactgcaactctgcttcctggtcccaactctggatagtcatattttgaagggtttaataaatttgtccatatttctagaaatgagagctgctccatccaaagtgggatggatgccatctctactaacaagaccaggtttcctctggaaggtttgccaattatctatgaagcccacatcgtttctgagacaccactcagacagccagcaatttaaggagaacatgcggctaaatatgtcactcctggtctgattggggaggggaccagagaaaactacaataTTGGTTCAATATTGGTTTTAGTGACCTctgattggcgtaaccgggtgtcattactgccgacgtgaattataattttactgaatttacgtttactcttagccagcagttttaaatttcctccAATGTCTCCTGCTCTGGCACCTGGAAGAAAaatgactatggttgccggtgtctctagcttcatgcctcagaacagaatcaccaattaccagagtttgaccacCTGTGGGTGTGTCGCTGAATCGGGAAAAGCAGGTAGACACATGAACAGCTTGGTGGTGTTCAGTGATCCTGGCCTCCAGACCTGCAAATTGgctacatttgttacaagtATCATTACTGCCAAgcagtaactaaacatctgacacaatgagcaggaaagtgcaggaggaacaggtgaagaggcCATGCTGCTAGCGACTCGGCTACAAGCTAAGCAAGTGAAACCCTAAAGACACAGCGAGTGAATACTTGGACTCTAAATTGCTTCGAATGAAGCATGTGAAGATTGCACTATGAAATAAGATTTCTTTGATTAAATTGCTACGcagataaactacacaaaaacaccactgtgtgtttGAACACAACACAATACTCTACTGCAGAGAGCgcgaacaccaagtgacagcgccaCCCAAAGCATCTCACAAGGTTCATCCCTGTCACGGAACACTAGAGCAGCTCTTTACCCTGTCTCGTTCCCATTGGGTGTTGGACAGCCAGTGTTGCCCTTTGTCAccaattctgttcataatttttatgcaCAGAATTTCTAGGCTTAGCGAAGTGGCAGAAGGCTTCCACTTGGGCAGACTCAAAATTTAATCTCTGTTTTTTgaggatgatgtggttctgttggcttcatcaggtggttgcctccagctcacactggaGTGGTTCGCAGCCAAGTGTTAAGCAGCGGGTTAGGTTGCTGCCCCCTgcgaaaatggatggatgttgttGTTAATTGACAAGATGTAAGACCATTAAGGAGCCCAATGTTCACTCTATATTTCTCTTGGCTACCACTTCAAACTCATTCAACATCCCAAATGCAAACAGAGATCACACTTACATCGTCTACAATTTAATGGCGATAACTTCAACACAAAAGTTATTCTGACTGACAAACATAAGTGCAGATTTACCAGTGGCTTTAGCTTATTAAATTATGCAGTCCTGCACAAAGTATTGAcaattttctgttttgatgTTACTTTTCTCAGATCAGTACTAACGGttcaaagaagaaaatgtaCACTGACTCCATGTCAGTGGGTCAGAGCATCTCTACCAAGGCTGTTGACTCCTGGAAAAGGGTTGATATCACTGACAGCTACAAGCACAGGGAAggtaaaacaaacatacaatgcTCATTTGCATTGCTCGTGTCAACTGGACATCAATAGCTTTATTATTTGGATAACTGTTTGGTAACATTCTAGTAGAACTGCTAAAGGCAGTTTCAGTTCAAATGATCCCAGACAACACAAACAAGTTTCTTATGTTTCCTAGCTCAGTTTGCTTACGATCTTGAGTTTATCAGTATTTCTAGTTTAGGTTTTCTTGGTTTTTATTTGATCCTGTTcatgtttttgtcttgtttctaTGGCATATATATGCCATTTTGTCttgtgtctctctgtccttcCCTGTTTCCCCAGTTAGGTCAGTCTCTTCTTCTGTGGCATGTCTCTGTGTGGCACTCTGTCtcttgtccctggctctctgcccctctctctcctccctctgttCCCTGGGTTTCATCTGTCTGCATCTCAGAGTGTATGTTTctcctacttcctgtttcagtttGTCACTCTCTTATCATGTGTGTTCAATGTTCAGCTGTGCTTTACCTGTCTCATTGGTGGATTGTGTTCAGTCGTGTTCACCATGTGTCTTCTCTCTGTCCCAAATCCCTCCATCCCCCCGTCGGTGATCTCCCTCATTCttcagctgtgtgttctgcctGCTTGTCTAGTTTCCAGTAACTCCCAGTTCAGTTTTGTACATTCTATAGTTAATCAGTAAAgctgctttttgagtttagttttGCCTCCaagagtctgcattttgggtccccCAATCATGCCCGCTTCACACAGCACATGCCATATTTCCCTACAGGCAGCGCAGAGGAGAGAGCCATCTTCAAACGTGCAGTCAGAATGAACTCAAAAGAAGGTCAAGGTGACATAGAAGAGGCACCCCAGTATGTTGAGATGAAAATCAAAGAGGTAAAACTCAAAATACAAGACTGGGAAAACTTTGTATCATTACAACATGATATAAATACAAGAATGTGTTGATTTGGTCAAAATTCATAATGCACgacaagtaaaaacaaacaaacagttgaAACAGTGTGAAATGGGATGGGGCCTTTAAGGAAATTATCTAAGAATTATCTAAGAATAGCAACTAGAAGCCTGGAAAGctgcagactcatcaccatcctgaatgaggccaatgacggtgatatcatctgcaaattttaGGAGTTTAACAGCCGAGTTCTTGGAGGCGCAGTCATTGATGTACAGCAGGAGCAATAGTGGTGAGAGGACCGagtttcagaggtgatctcccccagcctcacttgctgcttcctgtctgtcaggaagctggtgatccactgacaggtagctggtgacatgctgagctgggagagtttggaggagAGAAATTCAAGCAcaatggtattaaaagccgaactaaagtaaacaaacaggaccctggcataaGTTCCTGGGCGGTCGAGATGTTGCAGGATGTTTGAGGCAAGGAGGGTGAAACTCCGTCTGGTACAGGGGCTTTCATGGACTTGGGGGTCAATGTCTGAAACAGTGTCGCGCATTGCAGGTACCAGTggcaataaaatcaaaacactgcatcaaACGCTAGTATTTCCAGCACCGGTAATCATTAATTCTGCGGTTTTAATCcctacttgcattttatttgccccaaaaacagttctgtacaaagacagacttgacgaaaaggcaacaaaaagtatgaggagaaaaaaaaatcaaaggattgaaaCGGCCTGTGTGCCACTCGTACCcacaatcctttgcggttttacccctgaatgacgtcacattttcaatctctatagaGATTggaaatgtgacgtcattctggggtaaaaccgcaaaggattgtgGGAAGTCGTGggaagaggtactagcgcacgcaggttttcaattgaaatcggttacacagcgataaaaagaagcaaaaaatagcaagaagctgttgtattattatctgcaatagccggtcgcatgtcagccacgggaagccgacagGTAAAGAGATCAGTTGATATCGGATTACGtcattgaagagaaattgttcaagccatgtttccgaagtaacaaagagccgacggatggccATCAGCCCATCTGCcaggtctttgtttgcttccaCAGGGGGTGGGGAGTGTCTGTAGTCGGTGATTTCCTGCAGGCCCCTCTACACTGACGCAGGGTTGTTGGCTGAGAGCCATTCTTTCAGCTTCTGGGAGTAGATccttttggctgctttgatctccCTGGTCAGTGTGTTCCTGGCCTGCTTGTACAGGGCCCTGTCACCACTTCTGTAGGAGTCCTTCTTGGCCTTACGAAGATGTTGGAGTTTAGGAGTGAACCATGGTTTATTGTTGTATGTGCAAAAGGTCTTagttggcacacacacacacacacacacacacacacacacacacacacacacacacacacacacacacacacacacacacacacacatcttcacAAAAACTGatgtatgatgtcacagtgtcCGTCAGCTCATCCAGATGCTGAGATGCAGCTTCGAAAACAGTCCAATCAGTGCAGTCAAAACAGTCCTACAGTTCCTGCTTTGCTGCGTTAGTCCACTTCTTCACAGTTTTTAATACAGGCTTGGCATGTTTGAGTTGTTGCCTTTAAACTGCAATAAGATGGACCAGGCAGTGATCAGAATATCCCAAGGCTGCCTGGGGGACAGAGCGAAATCTGCCGGGCTTACAACTTCATCGGGTGGACCGTGAAGCGGAGCTCTCAGGGAAAACAAAGGGTGGTGGagtctgcttctacatcaaCGAAGGTTGGTGTACTGATGTCGCAGTGTTACAGAAATACTGCTGCTCAAACCTGGAAACTTTTTTCATCAACTGCAAACCATTTTATTCACTGCAGGAGTTTTGTTCCTTCATGCTGGTTGGAGTTTGCATCCCTCCTCAGGCCAATGCAAACAACGCACTGGCTGACCAGATTACCACCCTTGAAAGAAAATTCCTGGATTCCTTCACAATTGTCCTTGGGGATTCTAACAGAGCAAATCTAAACCATGAACTTTCTAAATATAGACAGCATATAGACTGCCCCACCAGGTACAACATTATATTGGAGCACTGTTACCCAGATACTGTCTTAAAGTAGTGACTCTAAGACAGTATCTGGGATTCGCTGGGAAGAGAGCGGAGAGCGGAGATTCAGGAGGTGAATGGAGGGGAGTGTTGTGCGGAATCTCGGCTGATGTTACACCCCTGaaaacagggggaaagaatCACAAGAGTGATTATGACTTGCGTCTCTCGTGCAGTCGTTTATTGCAgtgaaaatgaacagaaatgtttcacattCTGTACTGCTAAATGTCACATGATGGAAGACaaacactaaataataaaccaaaATACTAAAGTGCTTACTATATATGCCAGAACATGTTTCCTCAAAAATAGTTCACAATAGCGGCGGTTTTAGCTCCTGCCGTTATCTTAATTTCCATTATAAAGTACAAAACTGAGGCTCAAAACCGCCATGTATATGTGCACAAAACTGTAATATATGCTTCTAAAGCTTACAAAACAATGAAGGGTTACCTCTTAGATACCTTAACAGTGTACAAATTGAAAATATGTCAACCTTTAAGCACTTTTACCTGAAAACACGGGGAAAAGAATCACGAGAGTTATTATGACTTGCGTCTCTCATGCAGTGAGGAGAATGCTACAAAAGCCCCCTAGTGGAGATTAGAGACACTACAAATCGATCCCAGAAAAGGCTTACTAGCCGATCAGTGATGTATAGATTGCAGTTCTCTTAAGTAACATGAAAGCCATTAATATAACATGAAAAATAACCTCTTAACCATTTTCTtaccatatttacattatttgtccTTATATGAACTGATATGAATTAGTATTAACTGAACAGTTTTATATGCAGTAGTCCTTCAACCTGTCACACtgatgtacagggtgggccatttatatggatacaccgtgggaatggttggtgatattaaagtcctgtttgtggcacattagtatatgtgaggggacaaactcctcaagatgggtggtgaccatggtggccaatTAGatgtcggccatcttggatacaacttttgttttttttcaataggaagagggtcatgtgacacatcaaacttattggtaatgtcacaagaaaaacactggtgtgcttggtttcaacataactttCAATGTAACTTCAacaccaggagaccaaggcgATAAATGGCCAGGACATTAAACTGAGGCTCAAGCTGAGCAGTAAGGATCACACCAATAAGGTGTTGTCTGTCCGTGTCAACGCTCAGGCCATGAGGTACAACGGCAATCCAGCGGACAACATCCTGAACAAAGTGCAGCACGTGACACTTCTGTCTGGACAAGGTCTGCAGTTCTTATCTTACAATTTTGGTCAGCATTGTAatttatttgaaaagaaaaaaaagaaatgatatAGATTTCTATGATTTGAGGCTGCTACTTCAAACTCCACCCCAAGTctcagaaatgaaagaaattagAAAGAAACAAGAAATTAAAGTTTCCTGATGATACCATGAATCTCTGGATCAGTTCTCACATTCCTGCCTCTCACTGTATGTCCTACAGATGTGGCCATACCTATCCAGATCCCCTTTGCAGATTACAGTAAATATATGGTGAACTGCGACAGCATAAAGGTTTCAGCAGTGGCCAGTGACAGTGATGAATACTACCAGACTGAGACCAACATCACCCTAGAGCAACCAGTCATCTCCATGAAGGTCattaaaatccaaattttgtgTGTAATATAAGGAAGTGCGTGATTTTATAACACAGGAAGTGAAAGCAGATTCAAACTAATGTCATTACTTGGTAACAAAGTATGTGTTCATGGTATACGGTAGACTGGCTGTGTGGCATGGCCTTACAACGATAACTGCTGATTGGTTATTTGACAGTCAAAAAAGCGTCACCTGAACTCAGTTGATGAACAGGTTCTATGAGATTCTGAAAATTCTGGACTTTGTTCTATAATTTGCTGCACATTAATGCTGTACTATATCTGTGCTTCTTTTAGGTTTTGTATCCAGTCCATGTGAACCATGAAATGACATTGGAGGTGGAATTTAAAAACCCGCTCAATGAGAGGCTGAGGAACTGCTCCCTGACAGTCATTGGATGTGGCCTTTTTAAATCAGACTATATACAAAGGTCAGTACTGAGACTTAACATACAATCTAACTCATTACAATCACAGGGTATAAGGAACAATGTGATTGTCTGGAGTTAATGATAATATTTCCCATCTTCAACCAGATGCTTTTTGTGAAACAGTAATTTGCTTTTTATGTGAGagttacaaaaacaaatattgatTCTAGTCAGATTTCATTTCATCATCTCAGCGGTTCAATAAtactggttaaaaaaaactctttATTTTCCTTGTACTCTGCCAgttcactcattttcatttgGTTTAATATTGATGTTAATGCAGTAACCTCATTATgtaaaatatctttaaaacaacaCTTTTAAACCATAAACTATTGATGCTTGTGTAAAGATGAAACAAATTCATGGAAATTTTCTCGTAACTTTAACTTATTTAATTCAAGCCATCGTTTGTCTGCCACGTGTCTGATATGTTGCCAcagaaaaagaattaaaaatctTCAAAAAGGAAATAACGAGAGAAATAATCCATTAACTACTCATTTTTGTATACGTAGCCTTTTGTTTTGattaaagttgtgttttttcaaAGAATTGAAGTGGCCACAAAAGACTTTCAGATTTTGATTCATGCTGCATATTTTAGTGCTCCAAACAaatctaaattttcttttttttctccagtcttcaaaagaaaagaaacatttctaaCTTACAGTGCTATGTTGTTGGTAGTGCCACCAAGTGTTGTTCACCAATAAATAGTTCCAGCTCACAATTCCATTTTgcataaagataaaaataaaaagaaacagtatGCTAATCCTAATTACTGCTTACAGACTGCTTTTGTAAAGAGTTTAGCTAAAGCTAGGCAACCGTTTTCCTTTATTCCCCCCCCAAGCTAAGTTGGCTTAACTAGCCTAGGTTCTCATCCAAACAGGGCttgaagtaaaataaaaaataataatgtttttctATTTACAGTGACCTGGGTGAGGTAGAGCCAAAGGCCACACTGAAGCTCAAGATTACCACGACTCCctacagagctggactgaagACCGTGGTTGCTGACTTCGACTGCAGCAGCTTCAGAGACATAAAGAGCTCCTGCATCGTTGACGTTAAACCATGAAGCTCTGGTTTCATTTACAGctccctctgtgtttctgtttctttatttagTTTAAACTGGGATAGATTAATCTACTACACCTTGTTATAACTATCATCCACAGTAACGTTACTATCCATAGTcaaggttttgtttgttttttttcccactggCTGAGATATAATCAAGtagattttttatttcaaagatGCAAACTGCCCAACATTTTCGGGGATATGCTTTGGGACTAACAGTTAccataattaataattaatgagTAATGTAATCATTTTAATAAAAGAAGAGGGAGAAAACCGATTTCCTGATATTGCTTTGTAGCTTTTCTCTGTTTGtgcattaattattattggGTTTAAATGATTGTGGGAAAATTATGAAGCTGTATTTTGTAACATGTTATAAACATTTATCTCATCTCTGTAACAAATTTGAATATAACGGTGATGAACCGAAACAACATTTTAGGCTGGAAATTTCACTCCAGATTATACAACTAAAAGCTTGAGAGGGAAATGATCCACATTagcagaataaaaaaatattatggaAATATTCTGGTGAGCAACAATTTGATCCCAGTGCTGTTTATGGACAGTCCAGTGCTAATAACAAATTATTGTCCTTTGAATGCAAATATCATATCTgtagttaccatttaaaaaaaaaaaaaaaaaaaaaaagcatatttaaATTCAAAGACCTCTGTGTGTAATCAAATACTCAAAAACAATGTAATGGGATATATTAAAggtaacaacaaataaaaacagtgttTCTCTTTATTGTCTTATATACATTCCTAATTCCCAGGATACATTCATGGCCTGTTCTGGGAACATCACTTTTTCCatagtttaattaaaaattaacaAACTGTGATGACGTTTCACTCAAacgcaagtttttttttctttaaggctAGTACAACAATTTATCTGTTGGTaaccaattaaaataaaatatatttttgtctttgtcatGGTTTGCagagtggcaggcaggaggTAGGACCCAAAAGCAGGATTCATAAACGGGGAGTAaaccaggggcggagcgtgggggtggcttactgggcttaagcccgggttgttttgtcagaagcccggggtcttttggagtgtaatttttttcatagttagatgcttggctgacaactgtataaaacaaaaagtacacacaatattcgtagcacatagtgcacactgtgggaatttgcgactgtgcgtgaatcccccctgatattggtatgatccgagctcaggcactaagcgactgagcgagggggcggggcagctgctgcctgtgagtgcgctgttggggaaacggagccagccatactaaggagagcttaagtttgagcaggtaccaaagaaaatcattcgtactgtacaaataatgtaaatatgacggtgtatcacaaaagattgatatcaaactgatcacttgacccatattacgttacttgctcttcaagtgaatcaacaaatggcgaaatgaaaaaccgaacaaatgctattttttttagagtcttagcttacgtgtgtttatttcatattttcagttcttaccctccccgactaaatcggtttcagttatgtactgaaatataagaatggacattagaatcagaatcagaaaggggtttattgccaaatgttggcAATAAACTACCTACCTACCTCACCCAGGTCACTGTAAATagaaaaacattattattttttattttacttcaaGCCCTGTTTGGATGAGAACCTAGGCTAGTTAAGCCAACTTAGCTTGGGGGGGGGAATAAAGGAAAACGGTTGCCTAGCTTTAGCTAAACTCTTTACAAAAGCAGTCTGTAAGCAGTAATTAGGATTAGCatactgtttctttttatttttatctttatgcAAAATGGAATTGTGAGCTGGAACTATTTATTGGTGAACAACACTTGGTGGCACTACCAACAACATAGCACTGTAAGttagaaatgtttcttttcttttgaagactggagaaaaaaaagaaaatttagattTGTTTGGAGCACTAAAATATGCAGCATGAATCAAAATCTGAAAGTCTTTTGTGGCCACTTCAATTCTttgaaaaaacacaactttaatCAAAACAAAAGGCTACGTATACAAAAATGAGTAGTTAAT is part of the Maylandia zebra isolate NMK-2024a linkage group LG3, Mzebra_GT3a, whole genome shotgun sequence genome and encodes:
- the LOC101487460 gene encoding protein-glutamine gamma-glutamyltransferase 2-like yields the protein MANRINKVNFHCVTNNTAHRTIEITRKQLIVRRGQPFLLTLEMVQPFSVRDTLLLTVETGSAPSERHGTRSQFGNPSAKYTSDAKAIWKYEIDRSAVLERGIVALSVTPPTDAPVGKYSLSAMTHGETRNLGTLVVLFNPWCSDDWVYLPDDRERQEYVMNEEGTVYTGTSHYIGSQPWIFGQFEEEMVDICLKILDANLKHRKDPAGDTSARCNPVYVSRVISAMVNSNDDKGVLVGRWDGNYNDGCSPTCWTSSVSILQRWFQNRCYPVKYGQCWVFAAVMCTVMRFFGIPCRVVTNFQSAHDSNNSLTIDEYYDDYGVRSKEASESVWNFHVWVEGWMKRPDLMKGGIYDGWQVLDPTPQEKSEGVFCCGPAPVNAILRGDTDVKYDVPFVYAEVNADIVKWMISTNGSKKKMYTDSMSVGQSISTKAVDSWKRVDITDSYKHREGSAEERAIFKRAVRMNSKEGQGDIEEAPQYVEMKIKEETKAINGQDIKLRLKLSSKDHTNKVLSVRVNAQAMRYNGNPADNILNKVQHVTLLSGQDVAIPIQIPFADYSKYMVNCDSIKVSAVASDSDEYYQTETNITLEQPVISMKVLYPVHVNHEMTLEVEFKNPLNERLRNCSLTVIGCGLFKSDYIQSDLGEVEPKATLKLKITTTPYRAGLKTVVADFDCSSFRDIKSSCIVDVKP